Proteins co-encoded in one Acidimicrobiales bacterium genomic window:
- a CDS encoding ABC transporter ATP-binding protein — protein MTRVLVSEGLGKDYDETVALEDVTVRVEEGERVIVVGPNGSGKTTLLRVTAGLLEPSHGRVEVVGAPAGSLPARAATSYVPDAPVLYDDLSVAEHLEYVGRLHGTDDWDEWGQELVVRLGLEERVDDLPARFSRGLRQKTSIALGLVRPFSLLLVDEPFVGLDAGGRQALLELLEESAAAGAAVVVATHQLEYVDQASRCLGLRDGRLVYDGPATPGRVERLVS, from the coding sequence GTGACCCGCGTGCTGGTCAGCGAGGGCCTGGGCAAGGACTACGACGAGACCGTCGCCCTGGAGGACGTGACCGTCCGGGTCGAGGAGGGCGAGCGGGTGATCGTGGTGGGTCCGAACGGGTCGGGCAAGACGACGCTGCTGCGGGTGACCGCGGGTCTGCTCGAGCCGAGCCACGGCCGGGTGGAGGTGGTCGGTGCCCCCGCGGGCTCGCTGCCGGCCCGCGCCGCCACGTCGTACGTGCCCGATGCCCCGGTGCTGTACGACGACCTGAGCGTGGCCGAGCACCTGGAGTACGTGGGCCGTCTGCACGGCACCGACGACTGGGACGAGTGGGGCCAGGAGCTGGTGGTGCGCCTGGGCCTGGAGGAGCGGGTGGACGACTTACCCGCCCGCTTCAGCCGGGGCCTGCGCCAGAAGACCTCCATCGCCCTCGGCCTGGTCCGGCCCTTCTCGCTGCTGCTGGTGGACGAGCCCTTCGTCGGGCTCGACGCCGGGGGGCGCCAGGCCCTGCTCGAGCTGCTGGAAGAGTCGGCCGCCGCGGGCGCCGCCGTCGTGGTGGCGACCCACCAGCTCGAGTACGTGGACCAGGCCAGCCGCTGCCTGGGCCTGCGGGACGGTCGGCTCGTCTACGACGGTCCGGCCACGCCCGGACGTGTCGAGCGCCTCGTCAGCTGA